One window of Flavobacterium ammonificans genomic DNA carries:
- the purL gene encoding phosphoribosylformylglycinamidine synthase, with product MIHFFENQSKTVFAVQTSNPETSGEISAEDISKLNWLFANAHKIEKSVLADFFVGPRATMITPWSTNAVEITQNMGISGIIRIEEFHYATEDFTDFDPMLSQKYTELNQDIFTINVTPEPILDIDDIDVYNKTEGLALSPEEVEYLDNLSTKLGRKLTDSEIFAFSQANSEHCRHKIFNGTFVIDGEEKETSLFKLIKKTSQENPNDIVSAYKDNVAFIKGPKVTQFAPKSADKPDFYQEKEFDSVLSLKAETHNFPTTVEPFNGAATGSGGEIRDRLAGGQGSLPLAGTAVYMTSYSRLENNRNWENGVAERKWLYQTPMDILIKASNGASDFGNKFGQPLITGSVLTFEHQENASTGSAKARKLGYDKVIMQAGGIGYGKLDQAIKHKPSAGDKIVILGGENYRIGMGGAAVSSADTGAFGSGIELNAIQRSNPEMQKRAANAIRGLVESDSNPIVSIHDHGAGGHLNCLSELVEETGGLIDLDKLPVGDPTLSAKEIIGNESQERMGLVIGQKDIDTLQRIADRERSPMYQVGDVTNDHRFTFESKSTGLKPMDYALEDFFGSSPKTIMTDKTVTYNYKDVQYDATQFTSYLKEVLQLEAVACKDWLTNKVDRCVGGKVAKQQCAGPLQLPLNNCGVMALDYNGKEGIATSIGHAPIAALIDPVAGSRNAIAESLSNIVWAPIKDGLKGISLSANWMWACKNEGEDARLYAAVEGCSDFAIELGINIPTGKDSLSMKQKYPNDEVIAPGTVIISAGGNCKDIRKVVEPVFRFPGEGMTAGSIYYINLSQDEFKLGGSSFAQILNTIGTETATIKDAAFFKKAFNTIQELIGDNQIVAGHDIGSGGLITTLLELCFADINLGAQLDFSAFAEKDLVKILFAENIGLVLQAKSDAEVEAKLNANQIEFFKIGNVSNTSTLEIANWKLDISEYRDIWFKTSFLLDQKQAKNGTAKERFDNYKNQALQFSFPTHFTGKKPVIDASKPRPKAAIIREKGSNSEREMANAMYLAGFDVKDVHMTDLISGRENLEDIQFIGAVGGFSNSDVLGSAKGWAGAFLYNEKAKTALTNFYKREDTLSVGICNGCQLLMELELINPEHELHGKMHHNNSHKHESIFTSVKVQENNSVMLSSLAGSTLGVWVSHGEGKFNLPMGEENYNIVAKYGYEGYPANPNGSDYNTAMLCDTTGRHLVMMPHIERSTFPWNWANYPKDRNDEVSPWEEAFVNARKWIENKK from the coding sequence ATGATTCATTTCTTTGAAAACCAAAGTAAAACTGTTTTTGCCGTTCAAACTAGCAATCCCGAAACTTCGGGAGAAATATCGGCTGAAGACATTTCAAAACTAAACTGGCTTTTTGCCAACGCGCATAAAATTGAAAAATCCGTCCTAGCGGATTTTTTTGTTGGTCCACGCGCCACAATGATTACGCCTTGGAGTACCAATGCTGTTGAGATTACCCAGAATATGGGTATTTCAGGAATCATTCGAATTGAAGAATTTCATTACGCTACGGAAGATTTTACGGATTTCGACCCGATGCTTTCGCAAAAATACACTGAATTAAACCAAGATATATTTACCATCAATGTTACGCCAGAACCTATTTTGGATATTGATGATATTGATGTTTATAACAAAACAGAAGGTTTGGCTTTAAGCCCAGAAGAAGTAGAATACTTGGATAATTTATCGACTAAATTAGGTCGTAAATTAACCGATTCTGAAATTTTCGCCTTTTCTCAAGCCAATTCAGAACACTGTCGCCATAAAATTTTCAACGGAACTTTCGTAATTGATGGGGAAGAAAAAGAAACTTCTTTATTCAAATTAATCAAGAAAACGTCTCAAGAAAATCCAAATGATATTGTTTCGGCTTACAAAGACAATGTGGCATTTATAAAAGGACCAAAAGTGACACAATTTGCACCAAAAAGTGCTGACAAACCTGATTTTTACCAAGAAAAAGAATTTGATTCGGTGCTTTCATTAAAAGCCGAAACCCATAATTTTCCAACAACTGTGGAGCCTTTCAACGGAGCTGCAACGGGTTCAGGAGGAGAAATTCGTGACCGTTTAGCGGGAGGTCAAGGTTCGTTGCCTTTAGCAGGAACTGCAGTATATATGACTTCCTACTCTCGATTGGAAAATAATAGAAATTGGGAAAATGGTGTTGCCGAGAGAAAATGGTTGTACCAAACTCCAATGGATATTTTAATTAAAGCTTCGAATGGTGCTTCTGATTTTGGAAATAAATTTGGGCAACCCCTAATTACAGGTTCGGTTTTAACTTTTGAACACCAAGAAAATGCTTCGACAGGCTCAGCAAAGGCTAGAAAATTAGGTTATGACAAAGTAATCATGCAAGCGGGTGGAATTGGCTACGGAAAATTAGATCAAGCAATAAAGCACAAACCTTCAGCAGGCGACAAAATCGTTATTTTAGGTGGTGAAAATTATAGAATTGGAATGGGTGGCGCTGCAGTTTCTTCAGCAGATACTGGTGCTTTTGGTTCAGGAATTGAATTGAATGCCATTCAACGTTCGAATCCAGAAATGCAAAAACGTGCTGCCAATGCCATTCGTGGTTTGGTAGAAAGCGACTCCAACCCTATCGTATCGATTCACGATCACGGTGCGGGTGGACACTTGAACTGTCTTTCAGAATTAGTAGAAGAAACTGGTGGATTGATTGATTTAGACAAATTACCTGTAGGCGACCCTACCCTTTCTGCTAAAGAGATTATCGGTAACGAATCGCAAGAAAGAATGGGATTGGTTATTGGTCAAAAAGACATTGATACCTTACAACGCATTGCCGACAGAGAACGTTCTCCAATGTACCAAGTGGGTGATGTTACTAACGATCATAGATTTACTTTCGAATCAAAATCGACTGGGTTGAAACCAATGGATTATGCTTTGGAAGATTTCTTCGGTAGTTCGCCAAAAACTATAATGACTGATAAAACAGTTACTTATAATTATAAAGACGTTCAATACGATGCAACTCAATTTACTTCCTATTTAAAAGAAGTATTGCAATTAGAAGCGGTAGCTTGTAAAGACTGGTTAACCAATAAAGTTGATCGTTGTGTAGGCGGAAAAGTAGCCAAACAACAATGTGCAGGTCCATTACAATTGCCTTTAAACAATTGTGGTGTAATGGCATTGGATTACAATGGAAAAGAAGGAATTGCAACCTCTATCGGTCACGCTCCTATTGCTGCCTTGATTGATCCTGTAGCAGGAAGTAGAAATGCCATTGCCGAATCCTTATCGAATATTGTTTGGGCACCAATCAAAGACGGATTGAAAGGAATTTCATTGTCGGCCAACTGGATGTGGGCCTGTAAAAATGAAGGTGAGGATGCTCGTTTGTATGCGGCTGTAGAAGGTTGTTCAGATTTTGCTATCGAATTAGGAATTAATATCCCAACAGGGAAAGACTCGCTTTCGATGAAGCAAAAATACCCTAACGACGAAGTAATCGCGCCAGGAACAGTAATTATTTCGGCAGGTGGAAATTGTAAAGATATTAGAAAAGTAGTAGAACCAGTATTTAGATTCCCTGGCGAGGGAATGACAGCTGGTTCTATTTATTATATCAATTTGTCACAAGATGAATTTAAATTAGGCGGTTCTTCTTTTGCACAGATTTTAAATACTATTGGTACTGAAACTGCAACTATTAAAGATGCCGCTTTCTTCAAAAAAGCATTCAATACCATTCAGGAATTAATTGGCGACAATCAAATTGTAGCTGGACATGATATTGGAAGTGGTGGATTAATTACTACGCTTTTAGAACTATGTTTTGCCGATATCAATTTAGGAGCACAATTGGATTTTAGTGCTTTCGCAGAAAAAGACCTAGTTAAAATTCTTTTTGCTGAAAATATCGGATTGGTGTTGCAAGCGAAATCGGATGCAGAAGTTGAAGCAAAATTAAATGCCAATCAAATTGAATTTTTCAAAATTGGTAACGTAAGCAATACTTCTACATTAGAAATCGCTAATTGGAAACTAGACATTTCTGAATACCGCGATATTTGGTTCAAAACATCGTTTTTATTAGACCAAAAACAAGCGAAAAACGGAACAGCAAAAGAGCGTTTTGACAATTATAAAAATCAAGCGTTACAATTTAGTTTTCCAACTCATTTTACAGGAAAAAAACCAGTTATTGACGCGAGTAAACCACGTCCAAAAGCAGCTATTATTCGTGAAAAAGGAAGTAATTCGGAACGCGAAATGGCGAATGCGATGTACCTAGCTGGATTTGATGTAAAAGACGTACACATGACCGATTTGATTTCGGGTCGTGAGAATTTGGAAGACATTCAATTTATCGGGGCCGTAGGTGGCTTCTCTAACTCAGATGTTTTAGGGTCGGCTAAAGGTTGGGCAGGTGCCTTTTTATACAATGAAAAAGCAAAAACAGCATTAACCAATTTTTACAAAAGAGAAGATACTTTATCTGTAGGGATTTGTAATGGATGTCAGTTGTTGATGGAATTGGAATTAATCAATCCGGAACATGAATTACATGGAAAAATGCACCATAACAACAGCCACAAACACGAAAGTATTTTTACTTCCGTGAAAGTACAAGAAAACAATTCGGTAATGTTATCTAGTTTAGCCGGAAGTACTTTAGGAGTTTGGGTATCGCATGGTGAAGGGAAATTCAATTTACCAATGGGAGAAGAAAATTACAATATAGTAGCCAAATACGGTTACGAAGGCTACCCAGCTAATCCAAATGGTTCTGATTACAATACTGCCATGTTATGTGATACCACAGGCCGTCACTTAGTAATGATGCCTCATATTGAACGTTCTACATTCCCTTGGAACTGGGCTAATTATCCAAAAGATAGAAACGACGAAGTTTCGCCTTGGGAGGAAGCCTTTGTTAATGCCAGAAAATGGATTGAAAACAAAAAATAA
- a CDS encoding right-handed parallel beta-helix repeat-containing protein: protein MAYEIIRYFYQKTKSMQLNRLLFLIGILVTVCACRSDFETVTSKGDLVFSQDTIYLDTVFSTIGSSTFQLKVYNKSNEDISIPSIQLGKGLNSKYRMTVDGMSGNQGKLFQNVTLLAKDSLYIFIETTVNAADANSTDFLYTDQIEFDSGVNLQKVALVTLVKDAIFLFPKRLPNGSKETIPVGNKTVEGFYLDDSQLRFTNQKAFVVYGYAGVPSGKTAIFDAGARVYFHANSGLIVGNNASLQINGSKSSTSQLENEVIFQGDRLQSDYDNVPGQWETVWINEGAINNNINHLTIKNASIGLLIQNNNGSNTSIKNSQIYNSTHYGVLAQNAKITAENLVINNAGQAALACVYGGNYTFTHCTFNNNWNNPNQMAVTLSNFKLGSVPETNALSKATFNNCIIYGAYSNELELNKKTGTAFEYQFNNCLIKFDSKSAAANPLYQFTTDATHYNAIILNQDPKFQSVTKNKFNIDGSSSAVAKGNATYLIPLDIKGNTRALPPDLGAYQNKPFVN from the coding sequence ATGGCATATGAAATTATTCGTTATTTTTACCAAAAAACTAAATCCATGCAACTGAATCGATTGTTATTTCTTATCGGAATCCTAGTTACGGTTTGTGCCTGCCGTTCCGATTTTGAGACGGTTACAAGCAAAGGAGATTTAGTTTTTTCTCAAGACACCATTTATTTAGATACTGTTTTCAGCACCATTGGTTCCAGTACCTTTCAACTCAAAGTGTACAACAAAAGTAACGAAGACATCTCGATTCCTTCGATTCAATTAGGCAAAGGACTGAATTCCAAATACCGAATGACGGTGGACGGCATGTCTGGGAATCAAGGAAAACTTTTTCAAAATGTGACACTTTTAGCCAAAGACAGTCTGTATATTTTCATCGAAACTACCGTCAATGCAGCAGATGCTAATTCAACCGACTTTTTATATACTGACCAAATTGAATTTGATAGCGGTGTAAACCTTCAAAAAGTAGCATTGGTAACTTTAGTCAAAGATGCTATTTTCCTTTTTCCAAAGCGCTTGCCCAACGGAAGTAAGGAAACTATACCTGTTGGAAACAAAACCGTAGAAGGTTTTTATTTAGACGATTCTCAATTGCGCTTTACCAATCAAAAAGCTTTTGTTGTTTATGGATATGCTGGCGTTCCTTCAGGAAAAACCGCTATTTTTGACGCGGGTGCTAGAGTCTATTTTCATGCCAATTCAGGATTGATTGTAGGTAATAATGCTTCGCTTCAAATTAACGGAAGTAAATCTTCAACAAGCCAACTCGAAAATGAAGTCATCTTTCAAGGCGACCGACTCCAATCCGACTATGACAATGTGCCTGGACAATGGGAAACTGTTTGGATCAATGAAGGAGCTATCAATAACAATATCAATCACCTAACAATTAAAAACGCATCCATCGGGTTGTTAATACAAAACAATAATGGAAGTAATACAAGCATCAAAAACTCACAGATTTACAATTCTACTCACTATGGAGTATTAGCCCAAAACGCAAAAATAACCGCAGAAAATTTGGTAATTAATAATGCAGGACAAGCTGCGTTAGCTTGTGTTTATGGCGGAAATTATACCTTTACCCATTGTACGTTTAATAACAATTGGAATAATCCCAATCAAATGGCAGTTACCTTGAGCAATTTCAAATTAGGTAGCGTTCCAGAAACGAATGCGCTTAGTAAAGCGACTTTCAACAATTGCATTATTTATGGTGCCTACTCTAACGAATTGGAACTGAATAAAAAAACAGGTACCGCTTTTGAATACCAATTTAATAATTGCTTGATTAAATTTGATTCGAAATCAGCAGCTGCAAATCCGTTATATCAATTTACAACAGATGCGACGCATTATAATGCCATTATCTTAAACCAGGATCCTAAATTTCAAAGTGTTACTAAAAACAAATTCAATATCGATGGAAGTTCATCGGCTGTTGCCAAAGGAAATGCTACTTATTTAATTCCGTTAGACATTAAGGGAAATACTCGAGCATTACCGCCTGATTTGGGTGCTTACCAAAACAAACCTTTTGTTAACTAA
- the tnpA gene encoding IS200/IS605 family transposase, with protein MANTYTQIHLQFVFAVKYRNGLIHSSFKQELYQYISGIIKANNHKLLAINGMSDHLHILVGMRPSQSVSDLMQDIKANSSKWINEKKFLKVKFEWQEGYGAFSYSKSHVQNVIHYIQNQEEKHKVKSFNEEYLDFLNAFEIDYDERYVFKDLI; from the coding sequence ATGGCGAATACCTATACCCAAATTCACCTCCAATTTGTATTTGCAGTAAAATACAGAAACGGACTTATTCATTCTTCCTTTAAACAAGAACTGTATCAATACATTTCAGGAATAATTAAAGCGAATAATCATAAATTATTGGCTATAAATGGAATGTCGGATCATCTTCATATTTTGGTAGGTATGCGACCCTCCCAATCGGTTTCTGATTTGATGCAAGATATTAAAGCGAATTCATCAAAATGGATCAATGAGAAAAAGTTTTTAAAGGTAAAGTTTGAATGGCAAGAAGGCTATGGTGCTTTCTCGTATTCTAAATCACACGTTCAAAATGTTATTCATTACATTCAGAATCAAGAAGAAAAACATAAAGTAAAATCGTTTAACGAAGAATATTTAGATTTTTTGAATGCTTTTGAAATTGATTATGATGAAAGATATGTTTTTAAAGATCTAATTTAA
- a CDS encoding PaaI family thioesterase: protein MTFDKQKILAYCNEFAATTLMGTLNIEYVDAGEDFLVATMPVTPSVHQPMGLLHGGATVALAESVGSAASMLFVNSDLFEVRGIEIAANHLKSKRNGIVTATAKIIHKGKSIHLWEIRIVDENDNLISICKLTNMVLPKRKTE, encoded by the coding sequence ATGACATTTGATAAACAAAAGATATTAGCATATTGCAATGAGTTTGCTGCGACCACATTGATGGGAACTTTAAATATTGAATATGTAGATGCAGGGGAAGATTTCTTAGTAGCCACCATGCCTGTAACCCCTTCAGTTCATCAACCTATGGGATTGTTACATGGCGGAGCGACAGTTGCTTTGGCAGAAAGTGTGGGAAGTGCAGCTTCGATGTTGTTTGTTAATTCTGATTTGTTTGAAGTTCGCGGAATAGAAATTGCTGCCAATCATTTGAAGTCTAAACGCAACGGAATAGTGACTGCTACCGCCAAAATTATCCACAAAGGGAAAAGCATTCATCTTTGGGAAATCCGAATAGTTGATGAGAATGACAATCTAATTTCGATTTGCAAATTGACAAATATGGTATTGCCAAAAAGAAAAACCGAATAA
- a CDS encoding chorismate-binding protein yields the protein MISLVDKIALHHQQNLPFVVYCKPNSDTVLGLFQQNDKLFEVHDFNEKGFVFASFDGSHNYIIPENESEQWSEDWMSNYESILQNDFETKEDESAKTNFQDLVCKGIQAIQNNEFQKVVLSRKETVSVAHFDLVTTFQKLVQQYRSAFVYCFHHPKIGTWLGASPEQLLKANADSFETMALAGTQKDTGEETVIWQQKEKEEQQFVTDYIVSKLKSVSTEIQVSEAYSVKAGTLWHIKTDISGVFGQELNLKKAIQLLHPTPAVCGVPKAISKAFIVANENYNRSFYTGFLGELNRNFASDLFVNLRCMQIENNQAHLYMGCGITKDSDPEKEWKESVNKSMIMKLIL from the coding sequence ATGATTTCATTAGTCGATAAAATTGCTCTTCATCATCAGCAAAATTTACCTTTTGTGGTGTATTGTAAGCCTAATTCGGATACCGTTTTGGGTTTGTTTCAGCAAAATGATAAGCTGTTTGAAGTACACGATTTTAATGAAAAAGGCTTCGTTTTTGCTTCTTTTGACGGAAGTCATAATTACATTATTCCTGAGAATGAATCGGAACAATGGAGCGAAGATTGGATGAGCAATTATGAAAGTATTTTGCAAAACGATTTTGAAACAAAAGAGGATGAATCAGCAAAAACTAATTTTCAGGATTTAGTGTGCAAAGGAATTCAAGCCATACAGAATAATGAATTTCAAAAAGTAGTTTTGTCTAGAAAGGAAACTGTGTCTGTAGCTCATTTTGATTTAGTAACTACTTTTCAAAAATTGGTGCAACAGTATCGTTCGGCTTTTGTGTATTGTTTTCACCATCCAAAAATTGGCACTTGGTTAGGCGCTAGTCCGGAACAATTGCTTAAAGCAAATGCGGATTCATTCGAAACCATGGCTTTGGCGGGAACGCAAAAAGATACCGGAGAAGAGACTGTTATTTGGCAACAAAAAGAAAAGGAAGAACAGCAATTTGTAACCGATTATATTGTTTCAAAACTAAAGTCGGTGAGTACCGAAATTCAAGTTTCGGAGGCCTATAGTGTAAAAGCTGGTACTCTTTGGCATATTAAAACGGATATTTCAGGTGTGTTTGGACAAGAGCTGAATTTAAAAAAAGCGATTCAGTTATTGCATCCCACTCCGGCGGTTTGTGGTGTACCTAAGGCTATTTCGAAAGCTTTTATTGTAGCCAATGAAAATTACAATCGTAGTTTTTATACGGGTTTTTTAGGTGAATTGAATCGGAATTTTGCATCGGATTTGTTTGTAAATTTGCGTTGTATGCAAATTGAAAATAATCAAGCGCATTTGTATATGGGTTGCGGCATTACGAAAGACAGTGATCCTGAAAAAGAATGGAAGGAAAGCGTGAATAAGTCCATGATTATGAAACTAATATTGTAG
- the bshB1 gene encoding bacillithiol biosynthesis deacetylase BshB1 codes for MKLDILAFGAHPDDVELGCAGTILKEISLGKTVGIVDLTRGELGTRGSADLRDQEAAASAQILGVAVRENLRFRDGFFANDEAHQLEVIKMIRKYQPEIVLCNAIEDRHIDHGKGSQLVSDACFLSGLMKIETQLDGENQKAWRPKLVYHYIQWKDIKPDFVVDITGFTDKKVASILAYKSQFYDPNSNEPESPITTKNFLESLNYRSRDLGRLVGVDHAEGFTVERYLAVNSLGDLK; via the coding sequence ATGAAATTAGATATACTAGCTTTTGGAGCACATCCTGACGATGTTGAATTGGGTTGCGCGGGGACAATTTTAAAAGAAATTTCTTTGGGCAAAACAGTGGGTATTGTCGATTTGACTCGTGGCGAATTGGGTACGCGTGGTTCGGCAGATTTGCGAGACCAAGAAGCAGCAGCTTCGGCTCAAATTTTGGGTGTTGCAGTACGAGAAAATCTTCGTTTTCGAGATGGTTTTTTTGCGAATGATGAGGCGCACCAATTGGAAGTAATCAAAATGATTCGCAAATACCAACCGGAGATTGTTTTATGCAATGCAATTGAGGACCGCCATATTGATCATGGCAAAGGAAGTCAATTGGTTTCGGACGCTTGTTTTTTATCGGGTTTAATGAAGATTGAAACACAGCTTGATGGAGAAAATCAAAAAGCATGGCGACCTAAACTAGTGTATCATTACATCCAATGGAAAGATATCAAACCTGATTTTGTAGTCGATATTACAGGATTTACAGATAAAAAAGTAGCTTCCATTTTAGCTTATAAATCTCAATTTTACGACCCTAATTCCAATGAGCCAGAATCTCCAATAACGACTAAAAACTTTTTGGAAAGCTTGAATTACCGTTCTAGAGATTTAGGACGTTTAGTAGGAGTAGACCACGCCGAAGGTTTTACAGTAGAAAGGTATTTGGCTGTCAATAGCTTAGGAGATTTGAAGTAG
- a CDS encoding DUF4145 domain-containing protein — protein sequence MEKIDTYYCRNCKGQRNQKIVAEKKTSGSVEDYIQWIDNYFIIECLGCNNISFLKIYSDTEMTHYNDYGEPDYEEDIKIFPLYLENIDELNHTYYLPQKIRSIYNETITALKNNINILAAGGLRATIEAICNHLKIKKADLSIRIDLLHEKGYLSLNESKRLHSIRFLGNDALHEMEAPKNDQIVILLEIVNHLLENLFIQDKKIVDKIEIVIDKYEDFMKAIRNNISEKQIGEVKSINEILGKSRRLIKPKLFTSFVEELNNEIKDSKVDFLTVNEEFENKYNIVKKPEFTFDF from the coding sequence ATGGAAAAAATAGATACTTATTATTGCCGAAATTGTAAAGGACAAAGAAATCAAAAAATTGTAGCAGAAAAGAAAACTAGCGGTTCAGTTGAAGACTATATCCAATGGATTGATAATTATTTTATTATTGAGTGTTTGGGATGCAATAATATTTCGTTTCTAAAAATCTACAGCGATACCGAAATGACTCATTATAACGACTATGGCGAACCTGACTATGAAGAAGACATAAAGATATTTCCTTTGTATTTAGAAAATATAGATGAACTAAATCACACTTACTATTTACCTCAAAAAATTAGGTCAATTTACAATGAAACAATAACCGCACTAAAAAATAATATAAATATACTTGCAGCTGGCGGTTTAAGAGCAACTATTGAAGCTATCTGTAATCATTTGAAAATTAAAAAAGCTGATTTGTCAATAAGAATAGACTTATTACATGAAAAAGGATATTTGAGTTTAAACGAATCCAAAAGATTACATTCTATCAGATTTCTTGGAAATGATGCTTTACATGAAATGGAAGCTCCAAAAAATGATCAAATTGTAATATTACTTGAAATTGTAAATCATTTGTTGGAAAATTTATTTATTCAAGACAAAAAAATTGTCGATAAAATTGAAATTGTCATTGACAAGTATGAAGATTTCATGAAAGCAATAAGGAATAACATAAGTGAAAAACAAATTGGTGAAGTCAAATCAATTAATGAAATTTTAGGCAAATCAAGAAGGCTAATTAAGCCGAAATTATTTACAAGTTTTGTTGAAGAATTAAATAATGAAATTAAAGACTCTAAAGTAGATTTCTTAACTGTAAACGAAGAATTTGAAAACAAATACAATATAGTTAAAAAACCAGAATTCACTTTCGACTTCTAA